A genomic region of Clavibacter michiganensis subsp. insidiosus contains the following coding sequences:
- the galK gene encoding galactokinase: MTDIRDDVREGFRARFEREPHGVWSSPGRVNLIGEHTDYNSGLVFPFAIDRRTVIALAPRDDDRIRLASSFSEEVVEARLADLTGERIEGWQAYPLGVAWALGQRGADLGAVPGFDVFVDSDVPVGAGLSSSAALEGSIALALDDIWRLGLDRPTLAAVGQLAENEIVGAPTGIMDQSASLLGQQDAGVFLDCRSLDAEVIPLGLEAAGLTIAVIDTHVAHAHADGGYRARRESCELGARLMGVSSLRELTVDDLVRAREVLDDETFRRVRHIVTENQRVLDTVRALREEGPRAIGELLDASHRSMRDDFEISVPELDLAVEVAQNEGAIGARMTGGGFGGSAIALIDVDSLSRLQVAIDGAFAEHGYSGPTVFTVTPSDGAKAEQ; the protein is encoded by the coding sequence ATGACCGACATCCGAGACGACGTGCGCGAGGGATTCCGCGCCCGCTTCGAGCGCGAGCCGCACGGCGTGTGGTCCTCGCCCGGGCGCGTGAACCTCATCGGCGAGCACACGGACTACAACTCTGGGCTCGTGTTCCCGTTCGCGATCGACCGCCGCACGGTCATCGCGCTCGCGCCGCGGGACGACGACCGGATCCGCCTCGCCAGCTCCTTCTCCGAGGAGGTCGTGGAGGCGCGCCTCGCGGACCTGACCGGCGAGCGCATCGAGGGCTGGCAGGCCTACCCGCTCGGCGTCGCGTGGGCGCTCGGGCAGCGCGGGGCCGACCTCGGCGCCGTGCCCGGCTTCGACGTGTTCGTCGACAGCGACGTGCCCGTGGGCGCCGGTCTGTCGTCGTCGGCCGCGCTCGAGGGATCCATCGCCCTCGCGCTCGACGACATCTGGCGGCTCGGCCTCGACCGGCCGACGCTCGCCGCGGTGGGGCAGCTCGCCGAGAACGAGATCGTGGGAGCGCCGACGGGGATCATGGACCAGTCCGCGAGCCTGCTCGGACAGCAGGACGCGGGTGTGTTCCTCGACTGCCGCTCGCTCGACGCCGAGGTCATCCCGCTCGGGCTCGAGGCGGCCGGCCTCACCATCGCCGTGATCGACACCCACGTCGCGCACGCGCACGCCGACGGCGGCTACCGCGCGCGACGCGAGTCGTGCGAGCTCGGCGCGCGCCTCATGGGCGTGTCCTCGCTCCGCGAGCTGACGGTCGACGACCTGGTCCGCGCCCGCGAGGTGCTCGACGACGAGACGTTCCGCCGCGTGCGCCACATCGTCACCGAGAACCAGCGCGTGCTCGACACCGTGCGCGCGCTCCGCGAGGAGGGCCCGCGCGCCATCGGCGAGCTGCTCGACGCGAGCCACCGCTCCATGCGCGACGACTTCGAGATCAGCGTCCCGGAACTCGACCTCGCGGTCGAGGTCGCGCAGAACGAGGGCGCGATCGGCGCGCGCATGACGGGCGGCGGCTTCGGCGGATCGGCCATCGCGCTCATCGACGTCGACTCCCTGTCGCGCCTCCAGGTCGCGATCGACGGCGCGTTCGCGGAGCACGGCTACTCGGGGCCGACCGTCTTCACGGTCACGCCGTCGGACGGGGCGAAGGCGGAGCAGTAG
- a CDS encoding aldo/keto reductase, producing MHYRNLGNSGAVVSTYALGTMTFGAEADEETSGRILAAYVEGGGTFIDTADVYTSGVSEEIVGRWLAAHPTEADQLVVATKGRFPMGEGNNDVGTSRRHLAHALDDSLRRLGVDTIDLYQMHAWDAVTPLEETLRFLDDAVRAGKISYYGFSNYLGWQLTKAVGLAKALGYTPPVTLQPQYSLLVREIESEIVPASLDAGIGLLPWSPLAGGWLTGKYRRDETPTGATRLGEDPERGMEAFTPRNGQERTWAILDEVRRIADAHGSSSARVSLAWLEAQPAVTSVILGARTVEQLEDNMASADLELTADEIASLSAVSAPVVSDYPYGPAGVQQRHRAIDVRG from the coding sequence ATGCACTACCGGAATCTCGGGAACAGCGGCGCGGTCGTCTCGACCTACGCGCTCGGCACCATGACCTTCGGCGCGGAGGCGGACGAGGAGACCTCGGGGCGCATCCTCGCGGCGTACGTCGAGGGCGGCGGCACGTTCATCGACACGGCGGACGTCTACACGTCGGGCGTCTCGGAGGAGATCGTCGGCCGCTGGCTCGCGGCCCACCCGACCGAGGCCGACCAGCTCGTCGTCGCCACGAAGGGCCGCTTCCCGATGGGGGAGGGGAACAACGACGTCGGCACCTCGCGCCGCCACCTCGCCCACGCGCTCGACGACTCGCTCCGCCGCCTCGGCGTGGACACGATCGACCTGTACCAGATGCACGCCTGGGACGCCGTGACCCCGCTCGAGGAGACCCTGCGCTTCCTCGACGACGCCGTGCGCGCCGGCAAGATCTCGTACTACGGCTTCTCCAACTACCTCGGCTGGCAGCTGACGAAGGCGGTCGGGCTCGCGAAGGCGCTCGGGTACACGCCGCCCGTGACGCTGCAGCCGCAGTACTCGCTGCTCGTGCGCGAGATCGAGTCGGAGATCGTGCCCGCGTCGCTCGACGCCGGCATCGGGCTCCTGCCGTGGTCGCCGCTCGCGGGCGGCTGGCTCACCGGCAAGTACCGCCGCGACGAGACGCCCACCGGCGCCACCCGCCTCGGCGAGGACCCGGAGCGCGGCATGGAGGCGTTCACGCCGCGGAACGGCCAGGAGCGCACGTGGGCGATCCTCGACGAGGTGCGCCGGATCGCCGACGCGCACGGATCCAGCTCGGCGCGGGTCTCGCTCGCGTGGCTCGAGGCGCAGCCGGCGGTGACCAGCGTGATCCTCGGCGCCCGCACCGTGGAGCAGCTCGAGGACAACATGGCCTCCGCCGACCTCGAGCTCACGGCCGACGAGATCGCGTCGCTCAGCGCGGTGAGCGCGCCCGTGGTGTCCGACTACCCGTACGGCCCGGCCGGCGTGCAGCAGCGCCACCGCGCGATCGACGTGCGCGGCTGA
- the glyA gene encoding serine hydroxymethyltransferase, whose translation MPVDQSFNAPLSEVDPEIAAVLEQELGRQRGTLEMIASENFVPRAVLQSQGSVLTNKYAEGYPGRRYYGGCEFVDVAEQLAIDRAKSLFGAEFANVQPHSGATANAAVLAAIAQPGDTILGLELAHGGHLTHGMKLNFSGKLYDAAAYGVDPDTFLIDMDVVREKALEHRPQVIIAGWSAYPRHLDFAAFRSIADEVGAKLWVDMAHFAGLVAAGVHPSPIPYADVVSSTVHKTLAGPRSGVILSRDTALAKKLNSAVFPGQQGGPLMHVIAAKATAFKIAATEEFADRQRRTIQGAQILAERLVAADSTEAGVSVLTGGTDVHLVLADLRNSPIDGKQAEDALHEVGITVNRNSVPFDPRPPMVTSGVRIGTSALATRGFGETEFTEVADIIAETLKPGSDLAALRARVLTLTDGFPLYEGLTQ comes from the coding sequence ATGCCCGTCGACCAGTCATTCAACGCCCCCCTCTCCGAGGTCGACCCGGAGATCGCGGCCGTCCTCGAGCAGGAGCTCGGCCGTCAGCGCGGCACCCTCGAGATGATCGCCAGCGAGAACTTCGTGCCGCGCGCGGTGCTGCAGTCGCAGGGATCCGTGCTCACCAACAAGTACGCGGAGGGCTACCCGGGCCGCCGCTACTACGGCGGCTGCGAGTTCGTCGACGTCGCCGAGCAGCTCGCCATCGACCGCGCCAAGAGCCTCTTCGGCGCCGAGTTCGCCAACGTCCAGCCGCACTCGGGCGCCACCGCGAACGCCGCCGTCCTCGCGGCCATCGCGCAGCCGGGCGACACGATCCTCGGCCTCGAGCTCGCGCACGGCGGCCACCTCACGCACGGCATGAAGCTCAACTTCTCCGGCAAGCTCTACGACGCCGCCGCGTACGGCGTGGATCCCGACACCTTCCTCATCGACATGGACGTCGTGCGCGAGAAGGCGCTCGAGCACCGCCCGCAGGTCATCATCGCCGGCTGGTCGGCGTACCCCCGCCACCTCGACTTCGCCGCGTTCCGCTCCATCGCCGACGAGGTGGGCGCCAAGCTCTGGGTCGACATGGCGCACTTCGCCGGCCTCGTCGCCGCGGGCGTCCACCCCTCGCCGATCCCCTACGCGGACGTCGTCTCCTCCACCGTGCACAAGACCCTCGCGGGACCCCGGTCCGGCGTGATCCTCAGCCGCGACACCGCGCTCGCCAAGAAGCTCAACTCGGCCGTGTTCCCGGGCCAGCAGGGCGGCCCGCTCATGCACGTCATCGCGGCCAAGGCCACCGCGTTCAAGATCGCGGCCACCGAGGAGTTCGCCGACCGGCAGCGCCGCACCATCCAGGGCGCGCAGATCCTCGCCGAGCGCCTCGTCGCGGCCGACTCCACCGAGGCCGGCGTCTCGGTGCTCACGGGCGGCACCGACGTGCACCTCGTGCTCGCCGACCTGCGGAACTCGCCCATCGACGGCAAGCAGGCGGAGGACGCGCTGCACGAGGTCGGCATCACGGTCAACCGCAACTCGGTGCCGTTCGACCCGCGCCCGCCGATGGTCACGTCCGGTGTCCGCATCGGCACGTCCGCGCTCGCGACCCGCGGCTTCGGCGAGACCGAGTTCACCGAGGTGGCCGACATCATCGCCGAGACCCTGAAGCCCGGCAGCGACCTCGCCGCGCTGCGTGCGCGCGTGCTGACGCTCACCGACGGCTTCCCGCTCTACGAGGGCCTCACCCAGTGA
- a CDS encoding bifunctional methylenetetrahydrofolate dehydrogenase/methenyltetrahydrofolate cyclohydrolase codes for MTAVVLDGVATASAIKSELAVRIRALREQGLVPGLGTLLVGDDPGSRSYVAGKHRDCAEVGIESIRVDLPADATEADVRTAIERLNTDPAVTGYIVQLPLPAGIDENAMLELIDPSKDADGLHPTNLGRLVLGVQGELTSPLPCTPAGIVEMLERYEVPIAGQHVVVVGRGLTVGRPLGLLLTRKGLDATVTLTHSRTRDLEQEVRRADIVVAAVGVAHLISPTWVKPGAAVLDVGITRVVDPETGKARLTGDVDPAVAEVAGHLSPNPRGVGPMTRAMLLVNVVLAAERDARLAAELRG; via the coding sequence GTGACCGCGGTCGTGCTCGACGGCGTCGCCACGGCGTCGGCCATCAAGTCCGAGCTGGCCGTGCGGATCCGCGCCCTCCGCGAGCAGGGCCTTGTCCCCGGCCTCGGCACGCTCCTCGTGGGCGACGACCCGGGTTCCCGCTCGTACGTCGCCGGCAAGCACCGCGACTGCGCCGAGGTGGGCATCGAGTCCATCCGCGTCGACCTCCCGGCCGACGCCACCGAGGCCGACGTGCGGACCGCGATCGAGCGGCTCAACACGGATCCGGCCGTCACCGGCTACATCGTGCAGCTGCCGCTGCCGGCGGGGATCGACGAGAACGCGATGCTCGAGCTCATCGACCCGTCGAAGGACGCGGACGGCCTGCACCCGACCAACCTCGGGCGCCTCGTGCTCGGCGTGCAGGGCGAGCTGACCTCGCCGCTGCCGTGCACGCCCGCGGGCATCGTCGAGATGCTCGAGCGCTACGAGGTGCCGATCGCCGGCCAGCACGTGGTCGTCGTCGGCCGCGGCCTCACGGTGGGCCGGCCGCTCGGCCTGCTGCTCACGCGCAAGGGCCTCGACGCCACCGTCACGCTCACGCACTCCCGCACGCGCGACCTCGAGCAGGAGGTCCGCCGGGCGGACATCGTGGTCGCGGCCGTCGGCGTCGCGCACCTCATCAGCCCCACGTGGGTGAAGCCGGGCGCCGCGGTGCTCGACGTCGGGATCACGCGCGTCGTGGATCCCGAGACCGGGAAGGCGCGCCTCACGGGCGACGTGGACCCGGCCGTCGCCGAGGTCGCCGGGCACCTGTCCCCGAACCCGCGCGGCGTCGGGCCGATGACCCGGGCGATGCTGCTGGTGAACGTGGTGCTGGCCGCCGAGCGCGACGCGCGCCTGGCCGCCGAGCTGCGCGGCTGA
- a CDS encoding DUF3459 domain-containing protein, whose product MGSAALTTDPAAGGHDRDGVRADGPTTADGRAPADPAAAPPFDRDALAADLRPLVGDGADALADALAADLRDVRARRAPAAASPADLRLDLRTGGVCYVDRYADDLRGLAARIPALRDLGLTHLQTTPVAERADDDDADADALLAPGVRVRAGLGSAADLGALADALHDAGLTLAVDLSPADVDAPLADRIRDAVREAVALAAAGVDVVRVDPAAVLGERPDADRRALLRAIAALGRRVSPALALAVAADADPRGSGELLDGDAVRLADDPALTALVWEALATRSAALLSRALERRGHAPDGSVRAARVRSHDALRWAFDDDDARALGIDPDEHRRFLAEYHVGGFPGSHARGIRHPGGAVAGTTASLAGLEQDDPGAVERILLAHSIALSTGGLPLIVLGDEVGQLNDYGYDDVPAHADDSRWVNRPLYPFDRYDQRDDRTTSTGVIHAGIRRLIAVRRATPALGGTRIVGFDANDPHVLGYQRPHEGGTVLVLANLGDEPATVSAETLGGFAEHAVDLVRDERLRLTKGIVLSPRTFVWLQAAHDLA is encoded by the coding sequence ATGGGGAGCGCAGCGCTCACGACCGATCCCGCGGCAGGCGGACACGACCGCGACGGCGTGCGCGCCGACGGCCCGACCACCGCCGACGGCCGCGCCCCCGCCGACCCGGCCGCCGCGCCCCCGTTCGACCGCGACGCCCTCGCCGCCGACCTCCGCCCGCTCGTGGGCGACGGCGCCGATGCCCTCGCCGACGCGCTGGCCGCGGATCTCCGCGACGTGCGCGCCCGACGCGCCCCGGCCGCCGCATCCCCGGCCGACCTCCGCCTCGACCTCCGCACGGGCGGCGTCTGCTACGTCGACCGGTACGCCGACGACCTCCGGGGCCTCGCCGCGCGGATCCCCGCCCTCCGCGACCTCGGGCTCACGCACCTGCAGACCACGCCCGTCGCCGAGCGCGCGGACGACGACGACGCGGACGCGGATGCGCTCCTCGCGCCGGGCGTGCGCGTGCGCGCCGGCCTCGGATCCGCGGCCGATCTCGGCGCCCTCGCCGACGCCCTGCACGACGCGGGCCTCACGCTCGCGGTCGACCTCTCCCCCGCGGACGTCGACGCGCCCCTCGCCGACCGGATCCGCGACGCCGTCCGCGAGGCCGTCGCCCTCGCCGCCGCGGGGGTCGACGTGGTCCGCGTGGATCCCGCCGCCGTCCTCGGCGAGCGCCCCGACGCCGACCGGCGCGCCCTCCTCCGCGCGATCGCCGCCCTCGGCCGCCGCGTCTCCCCCGCGCTCGCGCTGGCCGTCGCCGCCGACGCCGATCCGCGCGGGTCCGGCGAGCTCCTCGACGGCGACGCGGTGCGCCTCGCCGACGACCCCGCGCTCACCGCCCTCGTCTGGGAGGCGCTCGCCACCCGGTCCGCCGCCCTCCTCTCCCGCGCCCTCGAGCGCCGCGGCCACGCGCCGGACGGATCCGTCCGCGCCGCGCGCGTCCGCAGCCACGACGCCCTCCGTTGGGCATTCGACGACGACGACGCGCGCGCCCTCGGCATCGACCCGGACGAGCACCGCCGCTTCCTCGCCGAGTACCACGTGGGCGGCTTCCCCGGCAGCCACGCGCGCGGCATCCGGCATCCGGGCGGCGCGGTCGCGGGCACCACGGCGTCCCTCGCGGGCCTCGAGCAGGACGACCCGGGCGCGGTCGAGCGGATCCTCCTCGCCCACTCCATCGCCCTCAGCACGGGCGGCCTGCCGCTGATCGTGCTCGGCGACGAGGTCGGCCAGCTCAACGACTACGGCTACGACGACGTCCCGGCCCACGCCGACGACAGCAGGTGGGTGAACCGCCCGCTCTACCCGTTCGACCGCTACGACCAGCGCGACGACCGCACCACGAGCACGGGCGTCATCCACGCCGGGATCCGCCGGCTCATCGCGGTCCGCCGCGCCACGCCCGCGCTCGGCGGCACGCGCATCGTCGGCTTCGACGCCAACGACCCGCACGTGCTCGGCTACCAGCGCCCGCACGAGGGCGGCACGGTGCTCGTGCTCGCGAACCTCGGCGACGAGCCCGCGACGGTGTCCGCGGAGACGCTCGGCGGGTTCGCGGAGCACGCCGTGGACCTCGTGCGCGACGAGCGCCTCCGCCTCACGAAGGGCATCGTCCTGAGCCCGCGCACGTTCGTCTGGCTCCAGGCGGCTCACGACCTCGCGTGA
- a CDS encoding LysR substrate-binding domain-containing protein, whose amino-acid sequence MLDPTLLATFLAVADTRSFTQAAARLGISQPTASQQVRRLERAVDRTLIARDTRAMRLTDAGDAMAGFARTILAAHRAAESYFGGSEVSGRLRFGTADDLAITQLPRILRHFRQLHPQIELELTVTQSGPLHRRLLAGQLDLILTKTTVDEQPGARLVGRDRMVWVGLERTLVEPGATVPLIAYRAPSISRQMAMDALEREGRTWRITCSTRDVNGVLAAVRAGMGVAVLPQALIPTDLVKVTSRLGLPELDEVDYVLMDNPAGPRASIEALTSAIMSRGVTRAS is encoded by the coding sequence GTGCTCGACCCGACCCTGCTCGCGACCTTCCTCGCCGTCGCCGACACCCGCAGCTTCACGCAGGCGGCCGCGCGGCTCGGGATCAGCCAGCCGACCGCGAGCCAGCAGGTGCGCCGGCTCGAGCGCGCGGTCGACCGCACCCTCATCGCGCGCGACACCCGGGCCATGCGCCTCACCGACGCGGGCGACGCGATGGCGGGCTTCGCGCGCACGATCCTGGCGGCGCACCGGGCGGCGGAGAGCTACTTCGGTGGATCCGAGGTGAGCGGCCGCCTGCGCTTCGGCACCGCGGACGACCTCGCGATCACGCAGCTCCCGCGGATCCTCCGCCACTTCCGGCAGCTGCACCCGCAGATCGAGCTGGAGCTCACGGTGACGCAGAGCGGGCCGCTGCACCGGCGGCTGCTGGCGGGCCAGCTCGACCTGATCCTCACCAAGACCACGGTCGACGAGCAGCCGGGCGCGCGCCTCGTGGGCCGCGACCGCATGGTGTGGGTGGGCCTCGAGCGCACGCTCGTGGAGCCCGGCGCGACCGTGCCGCTCATCGCGTACCGCGCCCCGAGCATCAGCAGGCAGATGGCCATGGACGCCCTCGAGCGCGAGGGCCGCACCTGGCGGATCACGTGCAGCACGCGCGACGTGAACGGCGTGCTCGCGGCCGTGCGCGCGGGCATGGGCGTGGCGGTGCTGCCGCAGGCGCTCATCCCCACCGACCTCGTGAAGGTGACCTCGCGGCTCGGCCTGCCCGAGCTCGACGAGGTGGACTACGTGCTGATGGACAACCCCGCCGGACCGCGCGCCTCGATCGAGGCGCTGACCTCGGCGATCATGTCGCGCGGGGTGACGCGGGCGAGCTGA
- a CDS encoding MFS transporter: MTPPNAFPPTAPLPIQTQRPPWRHTLIALSVPNFRRFTASNVIAMTSGWMQRIAQDWLVLELTGSVTAVGITVAMQFAPMLLFGLLGGVIVDRCSKRMLMMITQGTYALLSALLAVLTLSGAVEAWHIFAIAFATGLVTVIDNPARQVFVTEIVGQKHLRNAISVNSSVFQLGGMVGPALSGILLLAVGAGWSFAINALACVVVVLTLWSLKTRDLIRIPPAPRRRGQLAEGLRYARSKPTILWPVVLVAVFSVFGLTMPVLLAAFASQVYDVGAGGYGFFNSMVAIGALTGALLSTRRATVRLRAIVVGVGITGLLQAAAGLMPGIAPFAVLLVTVGMASLLFQTAANSLVQLSSNVAIRGRVMSVYVLVLLGGQAIGGPLMGGIVEAWGVHAGMVVSGGMPALAAAVVAVVLARRGQLTLEVVVRRRVLRVRITPRAPGAGRPRVAGADEGTAGGGLSRARRSRGGAAARRPGRTGSRTPRARSPR; encoded by the coding sequence GTGACCCCGCCGAACGCCTTCCCCCCGACCGCCCCGCTCCCGATCCAGACCCAGCGCCCGCCGTGGCGCCACACGCTCATCGCCCTGAGCGTGCCGAACTTCCGTCGGTTCACGGCCTCCAACGTCATCGCCATGACCTCGGGCTGGATGCAGCGCATCGCCCAGGACTGGCTCGTGCTCGAGCTCACCGGCAGCGTCACCGCGGTCGGGATCACGGTCGCGATGCAGTTCGCGCCGATGCTGCTCTTCGGCCTGCTCGGCGGCGTCATCGTCGACCGGTGCTCGAAGCGGATGCTGATGATGATCACGCAGGGCACCTACGCGCTCCTCAGCGCGCTGCTCGCCGTGCTCACGCTGTCGGGCGCCGTGGAGGCGTGGCACATCTTCGCCATCGCGTTCGCGACCGGGCTCGTGACGGTGATCGACAACCCGGCCCGGCAGGTGTTCGTGACGGAGATCGTCGGGCAGAAGCACCTCAGGAACGCCATCAGCGTCAACTCGTCGGTGTTCCAGCTCGGCGGCATGGTGGGCCCCGCGCTCAGCGGCATCCTGCTGCTCGCGGTCGGCGCCGGCTGGTCGTTCGCGATCAACGCCCTCGCGTGCGTCGTCGTGGTGCTCACGCTGTGGAGCCTGAAGACCCGCGACCTGATCCGCATCCCGCCCGCCCCGCGCCGCCGCGGCCAGCTCGCGGAGGGCCTCCGGTACGCGCGCTCCAAGCCGACGATCCTGTGGCCCGTCGTGCTCGTGGCGGTGTTCAGCGTCTTCGGGCTCACGATGCCCGTGCTGCTCGCGGCGTTCGCGAGCCAGGTCTACGACGTGGGCGCGGGCGGCTACGGGTTCTTCAACTCGATGGTGGCGATCGGCGCGCTCACGGGCGCGCTGCTCTCGACCCGCCGCGCGACCGTGCGGCTGCGCGCCATCGTGGTGGGCGTCGGGATCACCGGGCTGCTGCAGGCCGCCGCGGGGCTCATGCCGGGCATCGCGCCGTTCGCGGTGCTGCTCGTGACGGTGGGCATGGCGTCGCTGCTGTTCCAGACCGCGGCGAACTCGCTCGTGCAGCTCTCCAGCAACGTGGCCATCCGCGGGCGCGTGATGAGCGTCTACGTGCTCGTGCTGCTCGGCGGCCAGGCGATCGGCGGGCCGCTCATGGGCGGGATCGTCGAGGCGTGGGGCGTGCACGCCGGCATGGTCGTGTCCGGCGGGATGCCGGCGCTGGCCGCCGCGGTCGTCGCCGTGGTCCTCGCCCGCCGCGGGCAGCTGACCCTCGAGGTCGTGGTGCGCCGGCGCGTGCTGCGCGTGCGGATCACGCCCCGGGCGCCGGGGGCCGGCCGTCCCCGCGTCGCCGGGGCGGACGAGGGGACGGCCGGCGGCGGGCTCAGCCGCGCACGTCGATCGCGCGGTGGCGCTGCTGCACGCCGGCCGGGCCGTACGGGTAGTCGGACACCACGGGCGCGCTCACCGCGCTGA
- a CDS encoding GNAT family N-acetyltransferase, which produces MTRAAAGLTETSGDPGDAVRDIPRALSAWFPASTQPGGFAWEAATGQLPERIAVVRDDAGALIGWAGSSPDDARVECAPGDDGTTDLLAAWLLDAAGDGRTSVAVHRGQERLRGILAGRGFVDEAVPLAGLRHPARDTGARPPAGYVIRPVAEGEEQAKVETHRRAWKPVELPFTDGSGDGIDPDAESRFDADDYAAMRTAAVYRRDLDLVIEAPDGSLAGTCTAWLDPTSGWAELEPLGIVPAHRRRGLAQTLALDVCRRVGELGGRDVFINASPLPYYRAPWDAYVAAGFAPMERGTRMRPSA; this is translated from the coding sequence ATGACACGAGCCGCCGCAGGCCTGACCGAGACCAGCGGCGACCCCGGCGACGCCGTCCGCGACATCCCCCGTGCGCTGTCGGCCTGGTTTCCCGCGTCGACCCAACCCGGCGGCTTCGCCTGGGAGGCCGCCACCGGGCAGCTGCCCGAGCGGATCGCCGTGGTCCGCGACGACGCGGGCGCGCTGATCGGCTGGGCCGGCTCCTCGCCGGACGACGCGCGCGTCGAGTGCGCGCCCGGCGACGACGGCACGACCGATCTCCTCGCCGCGTGGCTCCTCGACGCGGCGGGGGACGGGCGCACGAGCGTGGCCGTGCACCGCGGGCAGGAGCGGCTCCGCGGGATCCTCGCCGGCCGCGGCTTCGTCGACGAGGCCGTCCCGCTCGCGGGGCTCCGCCATCCCGCCCGCGACACCGGCGCGCGGCCCCCCGCCGGGTACGTGATCCGCCCCGTCGCGGAGGGCGAGGAGCAGGCCAAGGTCGAGACGCACCGCCGGGCGTGGAAGCCGGTCGAGCTGCCCTTCACCGACGGATCCGGCGACGGCATCGACCCGGACGCCGAGAGCCGCTTCGACGCGGACGACTACGCGGCGATGCGCACCGCAGCCGTGTACCGGCGCGACCTCGACCTCGTGATCGAGGCGCCCGACGGCTCGCTCGCCGGCACCTGCACGGCGTGGCTCGACCCGACGAGCGGCTGGGCGGAGCTCGAGCCGCTCGGGATCGTGCCCGCGCACCGCCGCCGCGGCCTCGCGCAGACCCTCGCGCTCGACGTCTGCCGCCGGGTCGGCGAGCTGGGCGGGCGGGACGTCTTCATCAACGCCTCGCCGCTCCCCTACTACCGCGCCCCGTGGGACGCGTACGTGGCCGCCGGCTTCGCGCCCATGGAGCGCGGCACGCGGATGCGCCCGTCGGCCTGA
- a CDS encoding gamma carbonic anhydrase family protein, translating into MTVDPQATVRALPGSPAPDIAPDALVAAGARVVGRVTLGAGSSVWFNAVLRAEAADIAIGARSNLQDNVSCHVDAGFPLTVGTGVSVGHNAVLHGCTIEDDCIVGMSATVMNGAVVGRESLLAGGTVVLEGQTIPPRSLVASVPGKVRRELTDEEVAGLRANADHYVENARLHAGAIPTPAVLLGAERTTVTDRGREEGTA; encoded by the coding sequence ATGACCGTCGATCCCCAGGCCACCGTCCGCGCGCTCCCCGGATCGCCCGCGCCCGACATCGCGCCCGACGCCCTGGTGGCGGCAGGTGCGCGCGTCGTCGGCCGGGTGACGCTCGGGGCGGGATCCAGCGTGTGGTTCAACGCCGTGCTACGCGCGGAGGCCGCCGACATCGCGATCGGCGCCCGCTCGAACCTGCAGGACAACGTGAGCTGCCACGTGGACGCGGGCTTCCCGCTCACCGTCGGCACCGGCGTGAGCGTCGGCCACAACGCGGTGCTGCACGGCTGCACGATCGAGGACGACTGCATCGTCGGCATGTCCGCCACCGTGATGAACGGCGCGGTCGTCGGCCGCGAGTCGCTGCTCGCGGGCGGCACGGTCGTGCTGGAAGGGCAGACCATCCCGCCGCGCTCCCTCGTCGCCAGCGTGCCCGGCAAGGTGCGGCGCGAGCTCACCGACGAGGAGGTCGCGGGGCTCCGAGCGAACGCCGACCACTACGTGGAGAACGCGCGCCTGCACGCGGGCGCAATCCCGACGCCGGCCGTCCTCCTGGGCGCCGAGCGCACGACCGTCACGGACCGGGGACGCGAGGAGGGGACGGCCTGA